The following are from one region of the Osmerus mordax isolate fOsmMor3 chromosome 1, fOsmMor3.pri, whole genome shotgun sequence genome:
- the p3h1 gene encoding prolyl 3-hydroxylase 1 isoform X2, with protein MSDVQLSSNIILEPYDILFDTAVEAYYKGDWMTVILNMERALRNKAAIRRVRAHCRITCANQSAFGEPLPGFGVPIPGAGSVEDLGFFQKILKRADCVHSCESEKIGPSTVHKVSEDVELEFRKRTPYNYLQVAYFKINKLDKAVAAANTFFLANPDHMEMRQNLDYYRMMAGVQEEDFKDLEARPHMAEFLEGKRVYSADTFAPAIDHFEAAVEEYFIADKECRVLCEGAYDYDGYNYMEYSSDLFQSMTEHYMQVLNCQQRCSVELATTAGRDKPFEDFLPSHFNYLQFSYYNSEKYAEAIECAKTFLLFHPEDEVMNQNLAYYSAVLGEDKAATLSAKQVVKRHIQQSLLEKELLYFGYEVFGITFVDPDAWTPAEVMPLKLREKQKADKETAARITEEIGNLMKEIETLVDEKNKDSTDLAKIIQEGGPLLYDDIKVTMVSKQLNGSQRVLLDGVITEDECRELHRLSNAAALKGDGYRGRPSPHTPSEMFQGVTVLKALKLGQEGKVPLKSARLFFDLSEKVRQILESYFRLDSALYFSYSHLVCRSAIDEKQEDREELSHPVHVDNCLLISELNECIKEPPAYTHRDYRYLHAILYLNDDFEGGDFIFTQLDAKTVTAEVRPQCGRVIGFEAGKENPHGVRAVTKGQRCAVALWFTLDPIHQEKERIQAQELLKMFSSPVDAEFMGTVTPDKVEDTKLAAQSESSEPQATAADQATPIVHDQPEQEQGGKLDNKPDEQKPHGTEDSHTEKTADKPVDKPEEKTVKEEEKAKVKVTSKTKAKPSSASKPKAAAKTTAKVGKEAKPKLSDKTKAAKPAAKTNSTQAVKTKPKQVDKKEQKPKAKKTEKSSVKKDPKVPKTDLKPESDSQKNKVEL; from the exons ATGTCCGACGTGCAACTGAGTAGTAATATTATCCTGGAGCCATATGATATTCTATTTGATACAGCGGTGGAAGCATATTATAAGGGGGACTGGATGACGGTTATCCTTAATATGGAGAGGGCGCTTCGGAACAAGGCTGCTATACGAAGGGTGAGGGCACATTGTCGGATAACCTGTGCCAACCAGAGCGCATTTGGTGAACCCCTGCCCGGCTTTGGGGTTCCGATACCTGGTGCTGGCTCTGTGGAAGACCTTGGATTCTTCCAGAAAATTTTGAAAAGGGCCGACTGTGTTCATTCCTGCGAAAGTGAAAAGATTGGGCCATCTACTGTCCACAAAGTCAGCGAAGATGTggaacttgaatttagaaagaGGACCCCTTACAATTACCTCCAAGTCGCATATTTCAAG ATCAATAAACTGGAtaaggcagtggcagcagcaaaCACGTTTTTCTTGGCCAACCCGGACCACATGGAGATGAGACAGAACCTGGACTACTACAGGATGATGGCAGGGGTACAGGAGGAGGACTTCAAAGACCTTGAGGCCAGGCCTCACATG GCAGAGTTCCTTGAGGGGAAGCGGGTCTACAGCGCCGACACGTTTGCTCCAGCCATCGACCACTTTGAGGCGGCCGTAGAGGAGTACTTCATCGCTGACAAGGAGTGTCGAGTGCTGTGCGAGGGTGCCTACGACTACGACGGTTATAACTACATGGAGTACAGCTCCGACCTGTTCCAGTCCATGACAG AGCACTACATGCAGGTGCTGAACTGTCAGCAGCGCTGTTCTGTAGAGCTAGCCACCACGGCCGGCAGAGATAAACCCTTTGAGgatttcctcccctcccacttCAACTACCTCCAGTTCTCCTACTACAACA GTGAGAAGTATGCAGAGGCTATAGAGTGTGCTAAGACTTTCCTGCTGTTCCACCCTGAGGATGAGGTGATGAACCAGAACCTGGCATACTACTCTGCCGTGCTGGGGGAGGACAAGGCAGCCACCCTCTCTGCCAAACAG GTGGTGAAACGGCACATCCAACAGTCCCTACTGGAGAAAGAGCTGCTGTACTTTGGCTATGAAGTATTTGGAATCACTTTTGTTGACCCG GATGCATGGACCCCTGCTGAGGTCATGCCCTTGAAACTGAGGGAGAAGCAGAA ggCAGACAAGGAGACAGCTGCGAGGATCACAGAGGAGATTGGTAATCTGATGAAGGAGATTGAGACTCTCGTGGATGAGAAGAACAAGGACTCAACAGACCTGGCCAAGATTATACAAGAAG GTGGCCCGCTGCTGTACGATGACATCAAAGTGACCATGGTCTCCAAGCAGCTGAACGGGTCTCAGCGCGTGCTGCTGGATGGAGTCATCACAGAGGACGAGTGCAGAGAGCTCCATCGTCTATCTAAC gcggCAGCGCTGAAAGGTGACGGGTACAGGGGccgtccctccccccacactcccagTGAGATGTTCCAGGGGGTCACTGTCCTCAAGGCTCTGAAG CTAGGGCAGGAGGGCAAGGTGCCCCTGAAGAGTGCCCGCCTGTTTTTTGACCTGAGTGAGAAGGTGCGTCAGATCCTGGAATCCTACTTCCGCCTGGACAGCGCTCTCTACTTCTCCTACTCCCACCTGGTGTGCCGCTCCGCTATTGACG AGAAGCAGGAAGACCGGGAAGAACTGAGTCATCCAGTCCATGTAGACAACTGCCTACTGATCTCAGAGCTCAACGAATGCATCAAAGAGCCCCCTGCGTACACACACCGAGACTACAGGTACCTACA TGCCATTCTCTACCTGAATGATGACTTTGAAGGAGGAGACTTCATCTTCACTCAGCTGGATGCCAAAACTGTCACT GCAGAGGTGCGTCCCCAGTGTGGCCGTGTGATTGGCTTCGAGGCAGGAAAGGAGAATCCCCATGGTGTTAGAGCAGTCACCAAGGGCCAGCGCTGTGCTGTGGCCCTCTGGTTCACTCTGGACCCCATCCACCAGGAAAAG GAGAGAATCCAAGCTCAGGAACTGCTGAAGATGTTTTCCAGTCCTGTAGATGCAGAGTTTATGGGAACAGTGACTCCAGACAAGGTGGAAGACACTAAATTAGCAGCCCAATCTGAGAGCTCAGAGCCACAGGCCACAGCTGCTGACCAGGCCACACCCATAGTCCACGAccagccagagcaagaacagggGGGGAAATTGGACAACAAACCAGATGAGCAGAAGCCTCATGGAACTGAAGACTCACATACTGAAAAAACAGCTGATAAACCAGTGGACAAGCCAGAGGAGAAAACAGttaaagaggaagaaaaagccAAAGTGAAGGTCACAAGCAAAACGAAAGCCAAACCATCCTCTGCATCAAAGCCTAAAGCTGCAGCTAAAACAACAGCCAAAGTAGGAAAAGAAGCAAAGCCCAAATTGTCTGACAAGACAAAGGCAGCTAAACCTGCAGCAAAAACAAACAGCACACAGGCTGTCAAAACGAAACCCAAGCAGGTGGACAAAAAGGAGCAGAAGCCGAAAGCAAAGAAGACAGAGAAATCCTCTGTCAAAAAGGACCCCAAGGTCCCTAAAACTGATCTCAAACCAGAGTCCGACTCACAGAAAAACAAAGTAGAGCTGTGA
- the c1h1orf50 gene encoding uncharacterized protein C1orf50 homolog, giving the protein MDKTVTLPNQPDKPTKVTLVENTANPNGLSLVSSYQTHRVGDPMDLVDLATQVQKGDDFVKANACNRLTVIADQIRYLQEQARKVLEDAKKDAELHHAACNVVKKPGNMYYLYERPSGQKYFSILSPQEWGSSCPHKFIAAYKLQYDMSWTPLEEVQKRDAEMGIMDKLLSQQAALPPCSELNFEGLTK; this is encoded by the exons ATGGATAAAACAGTAACCCTACCTAACCAACCCGACAAACCAACCAAAG tgaCGTTAGTGGAAAACACTGCAAACCCAAATGGTCTGTCTTTGGTCAGCTCTTACCAGACCCACAGGGTGGGGGACCCTATGGATCTGGTTGACCTGGCAACCCAAGTACAGAAG gGAGACGATTTTGTCAAAGCTAATGCTTGCAACAGGTTAACTGTCATTGCGGATCAGATTAGATACCTGCAGGAACAGGCGAGGAAG GTTTTAGAAGACGCTAAGAAGGATGCTGAGCTCCATCACGCTGCATGTAATGTTGTAAAAAAGCCAGGGAACATGTATTACCTTTACGAGCGCCCGTCAGGACAGAAAtacttctccatcctctccccacaG GAATGGGGCTCCAGTTGCCCTCACAAGTTTATCGCTGCGTACAAGCTTCAGTACGACATGTCCTGGACCCCACTGGAGGAGGTGCAGAAGAGGGACGCAGAGATGGGCATTATGGACAAACTCCTCAGCCAGCAGGCAGCCTTGCCACCCTGCTCAGAGCTTAACTTTGAGGGCCTGACTAAATGA
- the ap5b1 gene encoding AP-5 complex subunit beta-1, with protein sequence MAANNWPEKIVAFLRSPSEFLSCTTPEAFLAELLRELRDDRASDNVKILLLSPLCEHPMLLCPSVTVGEETALELMSVLSYCSPKALSLRCNLLLTLTSVLLCSSCVSTHSRASQDFLDLLLETVQDTNDHRSGAVVRPLRATACDCLRELEACCPGLLSQHLELLSGLRQQENSRLHQAYSWLHALGLRNAVYLLTQQAGAGAGELKAVLGGNEGLVLEGSHTDIALFSPLTLSPTGRAPSLQTGPDCKELRSLLSSLLEESYLLTPLAQATLLRGLVEVVSMVPAVSPVIFKAQLLRLLGTSEVCLLHATLLMKAAFTDSLFSSEDEAFLLKRLVGLSQHPLISTPEKLFYMDCILHFPENRPISSGDWDDSLPVLLTPRLAAALVPTVFNDSSSMLARLNLLSLVYLEEGEDGDGEGGRGLAYLYDHLTSLLRIVENHGSREMVVTFFRASLLFLLHFSHVARHCENLTQRLCRLYLGHTRLAPHLINLVDRAQERLEESDWAVALLRALQQAITEAPLAVLTLQTLRWHLKVLGRVAEEGDVPQKSTLSFLLSVVTSPTLCVGGDWRLGNGLLGVCRRLLLHPSLDILLNPLADLLQHLTCHYGDTDIQDHARLYYTLLTTLSKEKLGAVLGQGPAQGGLQAKVRSLSAIMSESEELTSGLTVHRTQLTLLRLVKMDNHLKPEREMKPTPNEEPQRDLTQDLVLGEMQEYRAQFQNGAFASEIILEYQLTYTGVHDPRFDQLFSIHLHFDLTDPHYEDVSDISVPCLFRERKPPVVRLRLRPRRPYPTTLKASAVFTTQDGLSWRTALADLQVTFPQLFLPLSAPLGWGEEHRYRLFEVMWKEMSSRDSETDLADNASSLFCCELSDSSLVLMIEKHFQPFVISEVSEKDPGKSKVLFFLPPKSHVLLKISMEEDAVQISIATDNWKLLPFINSYLQMITREQQPAA encoded by the exons ATGGCGGCGAATAACTGGCCAGAGAAAATCGTCGCGTTCTTACGCAGTCCGTCTGAGTTTTTGTCCTGCACGACGCCGGAGGCTTTCCTAGCCGAGTTATTGCGCGAGCTGAGAGACGACAGAGCCAGTGACAATGTCAAG ATCCTCCTGCTGTCTCCACTGTGTGAGCACCCTATGCTGTTATGCCCTTCAGTCACAGTGGGTGAGGAAACAGCTCTGGAGCTAATGTCAGTGTTGTCCTATTGTTCGCCCAAGGCTCTTTCACTCCGCTGCAACCTCctcctaaccttaacttcagTGCTCCTCTGCTCTTCGTGTGTGAGTACACACTCTCGCGCCTCTCAAGACTTCCTTGACCTCCTCCTTGAGACAGTCCAAGACACTAATGACCACAGAAGTGGGGCAGTGGTACGCCCCCTTCGGGCAACAGCCTGTGACTGCCTCAGGGAGCTGGAGGCCTGCTGCCCAGGTTTGCTGTCCCAACATCTGGAACTCCTGAGTGGTCTGAGGCAACAGGAAAACTCGAGGCTTCACCAGGCCTATTCTTGGCTCCATGCTCTGGGGCTGAGGAATGCTGTGTATCTGCTCACCCAGCAGGCAGGAGCCGGCGCTGGGGAGCTGAAAGCTGTGCTAGGGGGGAATGAGGGTCTCGTGTTGGAAGGTTCCCACACGGACATAgcccttttttcccctctcactcTTAGTCCCACTGGCAGGGCCCCTTCCCTGCAGACCGGCCCAGACTGTAAGGAGCTACggtctctgctctcctcgcTTCTAGAGGAGTCCTACCTTCTCACGCCCCTGGCCCAGGCTACACTGCTGAGAGGACTGGTAGAGGTTGTTTCCATGGTGCCGGCTGTTTCCCCAGTGATCTTTAAAGCTCAGCTGCTCCGTCTTCTAGGCACGTCTGAG GTGTGCCTACTCCATGCTACTCTGCTGATGAAGGCTGCTTTCACAGATAGCTTGTTCAGTTCTGAGGACGAGGCCTTCCTTCTCAAGCGCCTCGTGGGTTTATCCCAACACCCCCTCATAAGCACACCTGAGAAGCTCTTCTACATGGACTGCATCCTGCACTTTCCAGAGAACCGTCCAATCAGCAGTGGGGATTGGGATGACAGCCTGCCTGTGCTACTGACCCCTCGACTAGCTGCAGCCCTGGTGCCAACGGTGTTCAATGACAGCTCCAGCATGTTGGCCAGACTCAACCTGCTCTCCCTGGTCTacttggaggaaggagaggacggcgatggagagggagggaggggccttGCCTACCTGTACGACCACCTGACATCGCTCCTCCGCATTGTGGAGAACCACGGCAGCAGGGAGATGGTGGTGACCTTCTTCCgagcctccctcctcttcctcctccacttctctcacGTGGCGCGCCACTGTGAGAACCTGACCCAGAGACTATGTAGGCTGTACCTCGGACACACCCGGCTGGCCCCACACCTCATCAACCTGGTTGACCGTgcccaggagaggctggaggagtcgGACTGGGCCGTGGCTCTCCTCAGGGCTCTGCAGCAAGCCATCACCGAGGCCCCACTGGCTGTGCTCACCCTGCAAACCCTCCGCTGGCACCTCAAGGTGCTGGGACGTGTGGCAGAGGAAGGGGACGTCCCTCAGAAGAGCACCCTTAGCTTCCTGCTCAGTGTCGTCACGTCCCCCACTTTGTGCGTGGGCGGGGATTGGCGTTTAGGGAACGGCCTGCTAGGTGTGTGTCGGCGTCTGCTCTTGCACCCCAGCTTGGATATCCTCCTCAACCCACTGGCTGACCTCCTGCAGCACCTCACCTGTCACTACGGCGACACGGACATCCAGGACCACGCGCGTCTGTACTACACCCTGCTGACCACCCTCTCCAAGGAGAAGCTGGGGGCCGTGTTAGGGCAGGGGCCGGCTCAGGGCGGCCTGCAGGCCAAGGTACGCTCACTTTCTGCAATCATGTCTGAGAGTGAGGAGCTGACTAGCGGTCTGACCGTGCACAGAACACAACTAACCCTGCTGAGGCTGGTCAAGATGGACAACCACCTaaaaccagagagagaaatgaagccCACGCCCAACGAAGAACCACAGCGTGACCTGACCCAAGATCTAGTTTTAGGGGAGATGCAGGAGTACAGAGCCCAGTTCCAGAACGGTGCCTTTGCCTCTGAGATCATCCTAGAATACCAGCTGACCTACACCGGAGTTCACGACCCGAGATTTGATCAGCTCTTCAGCATACACCTGCACTTCGACCTCACGGACCCGCACTACGAGGATGTGAGTGACATCAGTGTTCCGTGCCTGTTCAGAGAGCGGAAGCCTCCGGTGGTGAGGCTGAGACTGAGGCCCAGGAGGCCGTACCCCACCACCTTGAAAGCCAGCGCTGTCTTTACCACCCAGGATGGGCTCTCCTGGCGCACTGCCCTTGCAGACCTTCAGGTTACCTTCCCTCAATTATTTCTGCCCCTGTCTGCCCCCCTGGGGTGGGGAGAAGAACACAGGTATAGGCTCTTCGAGGTCATGTGGAAGGAAATGAGCTCTAGGGATTCAGAGACGGATTTAGCTGACAATGCTTCAAGCCTCTTCTGCTGTGAACTGAGTGACTCATCCTTAGTTCTGATGATAGAGAAGCACTTTCAGCCATTTGTGATCTCAGAAGTGTCTGAGAAAGATCCAGGGAAGAGCAAAGTGCTTTTCTTCCTCCCGCCCAAGTCTCATGTTCTTTTGAAAATCAGCATGGAGGAGGACGCTGTGCAGATCAGTATCGCTACAGACAACTGGAAACTTTTGCCTTTcattaactcttacctacagATGATTACCAGAGAGCAGCAGCCTGCAGCTTGA
- the p3h1 gene encoding prolyl 3-hydroxylase 1 isoform X1 has protein sequence MECRLMFLSAFLIPFCMSDVQLSSNIILEPYDILFDTAVEAYYKGDWMTVILNMERALRNKAAIRRVRAHCRITCANQSAFGEPLPGFGVPIPGAGSVEDLGFFQKILKRADCVHSCESEKIGPSTVHKVSEDVELEFRKRTPYNYLQVAYFKINKLDKAVAAANTFFLANPDHMEMRQNLDYYRMMAGVQEEDFKDLEARPHMAEFLEGKRVYSADTFAPAIDHFEAAVEEYFIADKECRVLCEGAYDYDGYNYMEYSSDLFQSMTEHYMQVLNCQQRCSVELATTAGRDKPFEDFLPSHFNYLQFSYYNSEKYAEAIECAKTFLLFHPEDEVMNQNLAYYSAVLGEDKAATLSAKQVVKRHIQQSLLEKELLYFGYEVFGITFVDPDAWTPAEVMPLKLREKQKADKETAARITEEIGNLMKEIETLVDEKNKDSTDLAKIIQEGGPLLYDDIKVTMVSKQLNGSQRVLLDGVITEDECRELHRLSNAAALKGDGYRGRPSPHTPSEMFQGVTVLKALKLGQEGKVPLKSARLFFDLSEKVRQILESYFRLDSALYFSYSHLVCRSAIDEKQEDREELSHPVHVDNCLLISELNECIKEPPAYTHRDYSAILYLNDDFEGGDFIFTQLDAKTVTAEVRPQCGRVIGFEAGKENPHGVRAVTKGQRCAVALWFTLDPIHQEKERIQAQELLKMFSSPVDAEFMGTVTPDKVEDTKLAAQSESSEPQATAADQATPIVHDQPEQEQGGKLDNKPDEQKPHGTEDSHTEKTADKPVDKPEEKTVKEEEKAKVKVTSKTKAKPSSASKPKAAAKTTAKVGKEAKPKLSDKTKAAKPAAKTNSTQAVKTKPKQVDKKEQKPKAKKTEKSSVKKDPKVPKTDLKPESDSQKNKVEL, from the exons ATGGAGTGCCGTTTAATGTTTTTAAGTGCTTTCCTCATCCCATTTTGCATGTCCGACGTGCAACTGAGTAGTAATATTATCCTGGAGCCATATGATATTCTATTTGATACAGCGGTGGAAGCATATTATAAGGGGGACTGGATGACGGTTATCCTTAATATGGAGAGGGCGCTTCGGAACAAGGCTGCTATACGAAGGGTGAGGGCACATTGTCGGATAACCTGTGCCAACCAGAGCGCATTTGGTGAACCCCTGCCCGGCTTTGGGGTTCCGATACCTGGTGCTGGCTCTGTGGAAGACCTTGGATTCTTCCAGAAAATTTTGAAAAGGGCCGACTGTGTTCATTCCTGCGAAAGTGAAAAGATTGGGCCATCTACTGTCCACAAAGTCAGCGAAGATGTggaacttgaatttagaaagaGGACCCCTTACAATTACCTCCAAGTCGCATATTTCAAG ATCAATAAACTGGAtaaggcagtggcagcagcaaaCACGTTTTTCTTGGCCAACCCGGACCACATGGAGATGAGACAGAACCTGGACTACTACAGGATGATGGCAGGGGTACAGGAGGAGGACTTCAAAGACCTTGAGGCCAGGCCTCACATG GCAGAGTTCCTTGAGGGGAAGCGGGTCTACAGCGCCGACACGTTTGCTCCAGCCATCGACCACTTTGAGGCGGCCGTAGAGGAGTACTTCATCGCTGACAAGGAGTGTCGAGTGCTGTGCGAGGGTGCCTACGACTACGACGGTTATAACTACATGGAGTACAGCTCCGACCTGTTCCAGTCCATGACAG AGCACTACATGCAGGTGCTGAACTGTCAGCAGCGCTGTTCTGTAGAGCTAGCCACCACGGCCGGCAGAGATAAACCCTTTGAGgatttcctcccctcccacttCAACTACCTCCAGTTCTCCTACTACAACA GTGAGAAGTATGCAGAGGCTATAGAGTGTGCTAAGACTTTCCTGCTGTTCCACCCTGAGGATGAGGTGATGAACCAGAACCTGGCATACTACTCTGCCGTGCTGGGGGAGGACAAGGCAGCCACCCTCTCTGCCAAACAG GTGGTGAAACGGCACATCCAACAGTCCCTACTGGAGAAAGAGCTGCTGTACTTTGGCTATGAAGTATTTGGAATCACTTTTGTTGACCCG GATGCATGGACCCCTGCTGAGGTCATGCCCTTGAAACTGAGGGAGAAGCAGAA ggCAGACAAGGAGACAGCTGCGAGGATCACAGAGGAGATTGGTAATCTGATGAAGGAGATTGAGACTCTCGTGGATGAGAAGAACAAGGACTCAACAGACCTGGCCAAGATTATACAAGAAG GTGGCCCGCTGCTGTACGATGACATCAAAGTGACCATGGTCTCCAAGCAGCTGAACGGGTCTCAGCGCGTGCTGCTGGATGGAGTCATCACAGAGGACGAGTGCAGAGAGCTCCATCGTCTATCTAAC gcggCAGCGCTGAAAGGTGACGGGTACAGGGGccgtccctccccccacactcccagTGAGATGTTCCAGGGGGTCACTGTCCTCAAGGCTCTGAAG CTAGGGCAGGAGGGCAAGGTGCCCCTGAAGAGTGCCCGCCTGTTTTTTGACCTGAGTGAGAAGGTGCGTCAGATCCTGGAATCCTACTTCCGCCTGGACAGCGCTCTCTACTTCTCCTACTCCCACCTGGTGTGCCGCTCCGCTATTGACG AGAAGCAGGAAGACCGGGAAGAACTGAGTCATCCAGTCCATGTAGACAACTGCCTACTGATCTCAGAGCTCAACGAATGCATCAAAGAGCCCCCTGCGTACACACACCGAGACTACAG TGCCATTCTCTACCTGAATGATGACTTTGAAGGAGGAGACTTCATCTTCACTCAGCTGGATGCCAAAACTGTCACT GCAGAGGTGCGTCCCCAGTGTGGCCGTGTGATTGGCTTCGAGGCAGGAAAGGAGAATCCCCATGGTGTTAGAGCAGTCACCAAGGGCCAGCGCTGTGCTGTGGCCCTCTGGTTCACTCTGGACCCCATCCACCAGGAAAAG GAGAGAATCCAAGCTCAGGAACTGCTGAAGATGTTTTCCAGTCCTGTAGATGCAGAGTTTATGGGAACAGTGACTCCAGACAAGGTGGAAGACACTAAATTAGCAGCCCAATCTGAGAGCTCAGAGCCACAGGCCACAGCTGCTGACCAGGCCACACCCATAGTCCACGAccagccagagcaagaacagggGGGGAAATTGGACAACAAACCAGATGAGCAGAAGCCTCATGGAACTGAAGACTCACATACTGAAAAAACAGCTGATAAACCAGTGGACAAGCCAGAGGAGAAAACAGttaaagaggaagaaaaagccAAAGTGAAGGTCACAAGCAAAACGAAAGCCAAACCATCCTCTGCATCAAAGCCTAAAGCTGCAGCTAAAACAACAGCCAAAGTAGGAAAAGAAGCAAAGCCCAAATTGTCTGACAAGACAAAGGCAGCTAAACCTGCAGCAAAAACAAACAGCACACAGGCTGTCAAAACGAAACCCAAGCAGGTGGACAAAAAGGAGCAGAAGCCGAAAGCAAAGAAGACAGAGAAATCCTCTGTCAAAAAGGACCCCAAGGTCCCTAAAACTGATCTCAAACCAGAGTCCGACTCACAGAAAAACAAAGTAGAGCTGTGA